The Burkholderia pyrrocinia genome includes a window with the following:
- a CDS encoding LysR family transcriptional regulator — MTATGNFTRAAELRHVSQAAFSRRIQALESWAGVPLVERGSIPRRPTDAGQRLRVTAAETVAKLPEAKADLSGAAPRQQEHIRVGINSLPALNGALSGFGIALLPDYVANHAIQGGSLVCLSQQSWTTARAYYLRWPQWRIELRALSQFKTWLQRISPAHP; from the coding sequence TTGACCGCTACCGGCAACTTCACTCGCGCCGCCGAGTTGCGCCATGTGTCGCAAGCAGCGTTCAGCCGCCGGATTCAGGCGCTCGAAAGCTGGGCGGGCGTGCCGCTGGTGGAGCGAGGCTCGATACCGCGCCGGCCGACCGACGCCGGGCAGCGGTTGCGCGTCACTGCGGCGGAGACCGTCGCCAAATTGCCCGAGGCAAAGGCCGATCTGTCCGGAGCCGCGCCGCGTCAACAAGAACACATTCGGGTTGGGATCAACTCGTTACCGGCCTTGAATGGCGCACTGAGCGGCTTTGGCATCGCGCTGCTGCCCGATTACGTGGCGAACCACGCAATCCAGGGAGGGTCGCTCGTGTGCCTGAGCCAGCAATCGTGGACGACCGCACGTGCCTATTATTTGCGATGGCCACAATGGCGCATCGAGTTGCGTGCCCTGAGCCAGTTCAAGACATGGTTGCAACGCATCTCGCCGGCGCATCCTTAG